A genomic window from Gossypium hirsutum isolate 1008001.06 chromosome D10, Gossypium_hirsutum_v2.1, whole genome shotgun sequence includes:
- the LOC107916177 gene encoding late embryogenesis abundant protein Lea5-D: MARSVSSFKLLGASIFDGLYVSISRRGYSGAPPAAVTASFGRPGAMGKVERRDAMKESSSSETRAYSSAWAPDPVTGYYRPENCGAEIDAAELREMLLNHRVRSQ, translated from the exons atggCTCGCTCTGTTTCTTCCTTTAAGCTCCTTGGTGCTTCTATTTTTGATGGTCTTTATGTCTCCATATCAAG GAGAGGTTACTCGGGTGCACCGCCGGCGGCAGTGACGGCTAGCTTTGGTAGGCCTGGGGCGATGGGGAAAGTGGAACGAAGAGATGCGATGAAAGAGTCGTCGTCGTCGGAGACAAGGGCTTATTCTTCAGCTTGGGCGCCTGACCCTGTTACGGGGTATTACCGGCCGGAGAATTGTGGGGCTGAGATCGATGCGGCGGAGCTCCGGGAGATGTTGTTGAATCACAGGGTTAGATCACAGTAG
- the LOC107916179 gene encoding midnolin homolog, translating into MEGIKGGGGGRVGVGVGVEEDMGDGMQCSNHPYRNNPGGICAFCLQEKLGKLVSSSFPLPIRASPSSSSSPPSFRSDTGAIATSCGGNGGVSGGGGGVATFSASSLSMSVRPITKTRLDNGNNNSHYEECYTRRARIPFPLAKKKKKIMVASSDHHHHHHHHHHANIALKRSKSTTAPRRGRFLDGEVDNGGGFSPRKRSGFWSFLYLSSKTHSSKKPDKVASIAPPAATVSTATTMGGPSSSSAVVNVKPKEKSLGSSLSRKGGIVVVEEEDSPNSEATASAASSFERKVSRSRSVGCGSRSFSGDFFERISTGLGDCTLRRVESQREGKPKSSAVGAASSSSAMKERVKCGGIFGGFIITSSSSSSSSSSYWLSSSAEEHNGNGKATGAALIHGRSRSWGWAFASPMRAFTKPSSGKKDATTVIRESNNKNTTPNLAAIPSLLAVRS; encoded by the coding sequence ATGGAAGGAATCAAAGGTGGAGGAGGAGGTAGAGTTGGTGTTGGTGTTGGTGTTGAAGAAGATATGGGAGATGGTATGCAATGCAGTAATCATCCTTATAGAAATAACCCTGGTGGGATCTGTGCTTTTTGCCTTCAAGAGAAGCTAGGCAAGttggtttcttcttcttttcctttacCTATTCGTGCTtcaccttcttcttcttcttccccgCCTTCTTTTAGATCTGATACTGGTGCCATTGCTACTAGTTGTGGCGGAAATGGTGGCGttagtggtggtggtggtggtgtcgCCACTTTTTCCGCTTCTTCACTGTCTATGTCTGTTCGTCCCATAACAAAAACTAGGCTTGATAATGGCAATAATAACAGTCATTATGAAGAATGTTATACAAGGCGGGCCAGGATCCCTTTCCCTTtggcaaagaagaagaagaagatcatGGTGGCATCATCAGATCatcatcaccaccaccaccaccatcatcATGCTAATATTGCTTTAAAGAGAAGCAAGTCAACTACAGCTCCCAGGAGAGGCCGGTTCTTGGATGGTGAAGTAGATAATGGTGGAGGCTTCAGTCCCAGAAAAAGAAGTGGTTTTTGGTCATTTCTCTATCTTTCTTCCAAGACCCATAGTTCCAAAAAACCAGACAAGGTTGCTTCTATAGCACCACCGGCAGCCACTGTCTCAACAGCAACAACAATGGGGGGACCTTCATCCTCAAGTGCGGTCGTGAATGTAAAACCAAAGGAGAAAAGCTTGGGTTCATCATTGTCGAGAAAAGGAGGCATTGTGGTAGTAGAAGAGGAAGACAGCCCCAACAGTGAAGCCACTGCCTCAGCTGCATCATCATTTGAGCGCAAGGTTTCGAGATCCAGGTCCGTAGGCTGCGGAAGCCGGAGTTTCTCCGGTGATTTCTTCGAAAGGATCTCAACCGGGTTGGGAGATTGCACTCTCAGACGAGTTGAATCCCAAAGAGAAGGCAAACCAAAATCCTCCGCCGTCGGCGCCGCCTCATCATCATCAGCAATGAAAGAAAGGGTAAAATGCGGTGGCATATTCGGTGGTTTCATAATCACATCATCATCGTCTTCCTCCTCCTCATCTTCATACTGGTTATCGTCATCAGCGGAGGAGCATAACGGGAATGGGAAAGCAACAGGAGCAGCGCTGATCCATGGGAGGAGCAGGAGTTGGGGATGGGCATTTGCAAGCCCCATGAGAGCATTCACCAAACCATCCTCTGGTAAGAAAGATGCTACCACCGTCATTAGagaatcaaacaacaaaaacacaACTCCCAATCTGGCTGCCATTCCTTCCTTATTAGCTGTTAGAAGCTAA